Genomic segment of Mycolicibacterium psychrotolerans:
TGGTCAACTCCGTCAACCCGTTCCGGATCGAAGGCCAGAAGACCGCCGCGTTCGAGATCGTCGACGCACTCGGTGACGCGCCGGACGTGCACGCGCTGCCGGTCGGTAACGCCGGCAACATCACCGCGTACTGGAAGGGCTACACCGAGTACCACCGCGACGGCTTGGCCGGCCGGCTGCCGCGGATGCTCGGCACCCAGGCCGCCGGCGCCGCCCCGCTGGTCCTCGGTGAGCCGGTCAGCGACCCGGAGACCATCGCCACCGCGATCCGCATCGGCTCGCCCGCGTCGTGGACCCAGGCGGTCGAAGCTCAGCAGCAGTCCGACGGGCGCTTCCTGGCGGCCACCGACGAGGAGATCCTCGCCGCCTACCACCTCGTCGCCCGCGCCGAGGGCGTCTTCGTCGAGCCCGCGTCGGCGGCGAGCATCGCCGGCCTACTGAAGTCGATCGAAGACGGTTGGGTCGCCAGGGGTTCCACGGTGGTGTGCACCGTCACCGGAAACGGTCTGAAGGATCCTGACACCGCGCTCAAGGGCATGCCCGCCGTCATCCCGGTGCCCGTCGACCCGGTCGCCGTGGTGGCGAAGCTCGGTCTGGTCTAGAGGCGTCGCCCGTGACTCGCACTCTGCCTCCTGGGCTGACGGCCACCGCGGTGGTCGCGGCGTCCAGTGCCAACCTCGGCCCCGGTTTCGACAGCATGGGCCTGGCGGTCAGCCTGTACGACGAGATCGTCGTCGAGACAACCAGTTCCGGCCTGATCGTCGAGGTCCGCGGGGAGGGTGAAGGTCAGGTGCCGCTGGACCGCACCCACCTCGTCGTGCGCGCCATCGAGCGGGGCCTGCAGGAGACCTCGGTGTCCGCCGCCGGGCTGATCGTCCGCTGCACCAACGCCATTCCGCACTCCCGCGGCCTCGGATCGTCGGCGGCTGCGGTGGTCGGTGGTCTCGCGGCGGCCAATGGTCTTGCCGCACAGGCAGGTTCAGTTCCGATGAGC
This window contains:
- the thrC gene encoding threonine synthase, translated to MSTTRAVHQPWPGLIEAYRERLPIDDAWTPITLREGGTPLLPAPRLSEYTGCTVHLKVEGLNPTGSFKDRGMTMAVTEAVARGQQAVLCASTGNTSASAAAYAARAGITCAVLVPQGKIAMGKLAQAVMHGAKIIQIDGNFDDCLELARKLTSDFPTVSLVNSVNPFRIEGQKTAAFEIVDALGDAPDVHALPVGNAGNITAYWKGYTEYHRDGLAGRLPRMLGTQAAGAAPLVLGEPVSDPETIATAIRIGSPASWTQAVEAQQQSDGRFLAATDEEILAAYHLVARAEGVFVEPASAASIAGLLKSIEDGWVARGSTVVCTVTGNGLKDPDTALKGMPAVIPVPVDPVAVVAKLGLV